A stretch of Mucilaginibacter terrae DNA encodes these proteins:
- a CDS encoding C40 family peptidase has protein sequence MLLKNYSRLICMLMLACVAFTSCNSKRAVLKGSPGDVVKPQGFIADKYAGMMGVSNGDITNGRLYNFIEEWYGTPYKFAGLDRNGVDCSGFTYLLQQQVYGITIPRNTGKQINVIKRKYEEELQEGDLVFFDFDGKKFSHVGVYLQNGYVVHASTRRGVMIVRLKDPSMYKYFSRGGSIDNTYVTQNE, from the coding sequence ATGCTATTAAAAAATTACTCCCGGTTAATATGTATGCTAATGCTGGCTTGCGTAGCGTTTACCTCGTGTAATTCGAAGCGGGCGGTGTTGAAAGGTTCGCCCGGTGATGTGGTTAAGCCGCAGGGTTTTATTGCTGATAAGTATGCCGGAATGATGGGCGTGAGCAATGGCGATATTACTAACGGCCGCTTGTATAATTTTATTGAAGAGTGGTATGGTACCCCTTACAAATTTGCCGGTTTAGACCGTAACGGTGTTGATTGCTCAGGTTTTACCTATTTACTGCAACAACAGGTTTATGGCATTACTATTCCGCGTAATACCGGTAAGCAAATCAATGTAATTAAACGGAAGTACGAGGAAGAATTGCAGGAAGGCGATCTGGTTTTCTTTGATTTTGATGGTAAGAAATTCAGCCATGTAGGGGTTTACCTGCAAAATGGTTATGTGGTGCATGCCAGTACGCGCAGGGGGGTAATGATCGTGCGGTTAAAAGACCCATCGATGTACAAATATTTCTCTCGCGGAGGGTCAATTGATAATACATATGTTACTCAGAATGAATAA
- a CDS encoding DUF3857 domain-containing protein: MLKHLYTVLKCGLMLLGISIYPNITKATDLDFGKLTKHDSTITNYADGVACSAVVLNEAGVVKFSKSYPYNLIHQYHVKIKIFKADALKQGDIEISFYKWNKSLSEKITRFDAIVYTPETNGHFKRTVCDISGGRIIDQSDHSGTFSYALPNVLVGSIIEYRYDLETPDRNDFTPWIFQEGMPKIHSEYKVHMPPKRNYDVILKGGYKLSKNYNDSTVCLEHKGECTVQVYGMDSIRAFVPEERMTDIIDYIPALYFYKITYNFKKQTGNVAAKDWTDFDKETLEDLYFGQQLQETDFFKRKLKKIILPSPDTLALAKTIYSYINHHIKWNDRLATRSISIRDAFNEGKGNSADINLMLVTALRAYGISASPLLISTKNHGAVDMYLPRIENFNHVVAAISIGTSKYYADATDALLPFGMLPEYCFNDYGRILSDKDSCYWLKMQPEYPVTNNYTVDVTLNPDGTLKGKAVSTNVGYSSYIKRKQIKSFNNIDEYIEKLKDTFNGVKVLNVTTEGLDTIDARLRGFYDIEISKSINNSPGKIYFNPYLFDEIINNPFSANERNFPIDCGLPSEQRIVISVHLPQGYDVETIPQEIGLALPNNGGHFTTLYNKINNTAIFSHIIKLNRSVYTPDEYPYLKELFNKIIQVQKLPVIIKRKS; the protein is encoded by the coding sequence ATGTTAAAGCATCTGTATACTGTTTTAAAGTGTGGGCTTATGTTGTTGGGCATTAGCATATACCCTAATATTACTAAAGCTACTGATCTTGACTTTGGTAAACTTACCAAGCATGATAGTACGATTACTAATTATGCTGATGGGGTTGCCTGCAGTGCCGTTGTACTAAATGAAGCCGGTGTAGTTAAATTCAGCAAATCTTATCCTTATAATCTGATACACCAGTATCATGTAAAAATTAAGATCTTCAAAGCAGATGCTTTAAAGCAAGGCGATATTGAAATTTCTTTTTACAAATGGAACAAAAGCCTAAGCGAAAAGATCACGCGCTTTGATGCTATTGTTTATACCCCCGAAACTAATGGACATTTCAAACGAACCGTATGTGATATATCAGGTGGAAGAATTATTGATCAAAGCGATCACTCAGGTACATTCAGTTATGCACTGCCCAACGTTTTGGTTGGGAGCATTATTGAGTACAGATATGACCTCGAAACGCCTGATAGAAATGATTTCACACCCTGGATATTTCAGGAAGGCATGCCCAAAATACATTCAGAATACAAGGTGCATATGCCGCCAAAGCGTAATTATGATGTTATTTTAAAAGGCGGATACAAACTTTCTAAAAATTATAACGACAGTACTGTTTGCCTCGAGCACAAAGGGGAATGTACGGTACAGGTTTATGGAATGGATAGTATTCGTGCTTTTGTTCCTGAAGAACGTATGACCGATATTATTGATTATATACCGGCTTTATACTTTTATAAAATAACCTATAACTTCAAAAAACAAACCGGAAATGTTGCAGCCAAAGATTGGACAGACTTTGACAAGGAGACTTTGGAAGACCTGTATTTTGGCCAGCAACTACAAGAAACCGACTTTTTTAAACGTAAGTTAAAAAAGATAATTCTCCCCTCTCCAGATACCCTTGCTTTAGCAAAAACCATTTACTCGTATATCAATCATCACATTAAATGGAATGATCGTTTGGCCACCCGAAGCATAAGCATCAGAGATGCCTTTAATGAGGGCAAGGGCAATTCGGCCGATATAAACCTGATGCTTGTAACAGCTTTAAGGGCTTATGGAATCAGTGCTTCCCCGTTATTAATATCAACCAAAAACCATGGAGCTGTTGATATGTACCTGCCGAGGATCGAAAACTTCAACCATGTTGTGGCTGCAATAAGCATCGGCACTTCTAAATACTATGCAGATGCTACCGATGCCCTGTTACCCTTTGGTATGCTGCCCGAATACTGCTTTAATGATTATGGCCGAATATTAAGCGACAAAGACTCATGCTACTGGTTAAAAATGCAGCCCGAATATCCTGTAACCAATAATTACACTGTTGATGTAACCTTAAACCCCGATGGAACTTTAAAGGGCAAAGCGGTAAGTACAAATGTTGGCTATAGCTCTTATATAAAACGCAAGCAAATCAAAAGCTTTAACAACATCGATGAATATATTGAAAAATTAAAGGATACGTTTAACGGTGTAAAAGTATTGAATGTAACTACCGAAGGGTTGGACACCATAGACGCCCGGTTAAGAGGATTTTATGATATCGAAATATCAAAATCAATAAATAATTCGCCCGGTAAAATTTATTTTAATCCTTACTTGTTTGATGAAATAATTAACAACCCTTTCAGTGCAAACGAGCGTAATTTTCCTATTGATTGTGGCTTACCTTCCGAACAGCGGATTGTGATATCGGTGCATTTACCCCAGGGATATGATGTTGAAACCATACCTCAGGAAATTGGCCTCGCTCTACCTAACAATGGCGGGCACTTTACTACACTGTACAATAAAATAAACAACACAGCAATTTTTTCGCATATTATTAAGCTTAACCGCTCTGTATACACACCCGACGAATATCCTTACTTAAAAGAATTATTCAACAAGATCATTCAGGTTCAAAAACTTCCAGTTATTATAAAACGTAAATCATGA
- a CDS encoding thioredoxin family protein, translated as MKKLLVLMLVSVASMGFRLAEGGYKPGDTATDFKLKNVDGKTVSLANYKAAKGFIVVFTCNHCPYAKAYESRIMALDKQYAVKGYPVIAISPNDPIGEPADSYENMQKLAAQKGYTFPYLIDETQDITRAYGAKATPHVYVLQKTASGNVVKYIGAIDDDTQNAKTDKVKYVENAVDALLVGKQPEVTNTKAIGCGIKWKKAA; from the coding sequence ATGAAAAAATTACTTGTATTGATGTTGGTGTCCGTGGCCTCAATGGGCTTCAGGCTGGCCGAGGGTGGCTATAAACCAGGCGATACCGCAACCGATTTTAAACTTAAAAATGTGGACGGCAAAACGGTATCACTGGCTAATTACAAAGCTGCCAAAGGTTTTATAGTGGTGTTTACCTGTAACCATTGCCCTTATGCCAAGGCTTATGAAAGCCGAATTATGGCCTTAGATAAGCAATATGCTGTTAAAGGATACCCTGTAATTGCCATTAGCCCTAATGATCCTATTGGCGAACCTGCCGACTCGTACGAGAACATGCAAAAACTGGCTGCCCAAAAAGGCTACACCTTTCCATACCTGATTGATGAAACGCAGGACATAACCCGTGCTTATGGAGCCAAAGCTACCCCGCATGTATATGTACTGCAAAAAACCGCAAGCGGTAACGTGGTTAAATACATCGGCGCTATTGATGATGATACCCAAAATGCCAAAACTGACAAGGTGAAATACGTTGAAAACGCTGTTGATGCGCTTTTAGTGGGCAAACAACCCGAAGTGACTAATACCAAGGCCATTGGCTGCGGTATTAAATGGAAAAAGGCGGCGTAA
- a CDS encoding transglutaminase domain-containing protein, which translates to MKTPFLLLIAAVLWCAPAFADDFPYGQFKVEEMQMKAYDKDKTAHAIVLNEYGKTWISSQDGLPLIHEYHVKIKIFDSKAFDKGDVEILLRKNDNNSFEKIRDIEAITFYTNAQGGIQRSELDPKKIITEKKSQYRDAVKFAMPNVTDGCVIEYKYTIESPYTLSFRDWIFQSDIPKIYSEYEARIPAYFDFKASLRGFYKLTKHEGTIDQNCFEVRGNRCDCSKMVYGMADLPAFKEEEYMTAAKNFVSAINYELNQYVDPYDGTKHVKTQTWDDVDRTLKQHEDFGSQLRKTGLFKEQVKTVTAGLTDDLSKAKAIYAYIKKTLKQNNYIGIFAENGLRKTLDTHTGNVADINMCLIVALNAAGINTDAVLLSTREHGLINMLYPVVGDFNYIIAKANIGNKSYLLDATDPILPFGMLPVDCINGKGRVMVADWNKPSYWMDMEASHRRTLTNMMDLTLQPNGKLTGTIRNYLYGYEALDKRRAIKKFNTIDEYVENLDEKLAKLKIKKFEITNVDSLDLPISETFEVEMDLYKDMSNNRLAFNPYLLNRITTNPFKLEERVYPVDMGTASEKKIILTIHLPEGYSIETPPKNTGLVLPNNGGSFKTVYEANENGAYTFSHIIQMNRPVYSSEEYPYLKEFYNKIIQAEQADIIFKKN; encoded by the coding sequence TGCGCACCCGCCTTTGCCGATGATTTTCCATACGGCCAGTTTAAGGTGGAAGAAATGCAGATGAAAGCGTATGACAAAGACAAAACTGCCCACGCCATTGTATTAAATGAATACGGCAAAACCTGGATAAGCAGCCAGGACGGCCTGCCCCTTATTCATGAATATCATGTTAAAATTAAAATATTTGACAGTAAAGCCTTTGATAAAGGCGATGTTGAAATATTGCTGCGCAAAAACGACAATAACAGCTTTGAAAAAATCAGAGATATTGAAGCAATAACCTTTTATACAAACGCCCAAGGCGGTATTCAACGGAGCGAATTAGACCCTAAGAAAATTATCACCGAAAAAAAAAGCCAATACAGGGATGCTGTAAAATTTGCCATGCCCAATGTAACCGATGGTTGTGTAATTGAATATAAATACACTATCGAATCGCCTTACACGCTTAGTTTCCGGGATTGGATCTTCCAGAGCGATATCCCCAAAATATACTCCGAGTATGAGGCCCGCATACCTGCTTATTTTGATTTTAAGGCATCATTGAGAGGTTTTTACAAACTCACCAAACATGAAGGCACCATTGACCAAAACTGCTTTGAAGTACGCGGCAATCGTTGCGACTGCTCAAAAATGGTATATGGCATGGCCGACCTTCCGGCATTTAAAGAGGAGGAATACATGACGGCAGCTAAAAACTTTGTATCGGCCATAAATTATGAGTTGAACCAGTATGTTGACCCTTACGATGGTACCAAACATGTAAAAACACAAACATGGGACGATGTTGACCGCACCCTTAAACAACATGAAGATTTTGGTTCTCAATTGCGTAAAACCGGTTTATTTAAGGAACAGGTAAAAACCGTAACAGCCGGCTTAACCGATGATCTTTCGAAAGCTAAAGCAATTTACGCTTACATCAAAAAAACGCTTAAACAAAATAACTACATCGGCATTTTTGCCGAGAACGGCCTACGTAAAACATTAGATACCCATACCGGCAATGTGGCCGATATTAACATGTGTTTAATTGTGGCGTTAAATGCGGCAGGAATTAACACCGATGCCGTACTCCTATCCACGCGCGAACATGGTTTGATTAACATGCTTTACCCCGTTGTGGGCGATTTTAATTACATTATAGCCAAGGCTAACATTGGCAACAAATCATACCTGCTGGATGCCACCGATCCTATTTTACCTTTTGGCATGTTACCTGTTGACTGTATTAACGGTAAGGGCCGGGTAATGGTAGCCGATTGGAACAAGCCCTCATACTGGATGGATATGGAAGCATCTCATAGGCGTACACTTACCAATATGATGGATTTAACCTTGCAACCTAATGGTAAGCTAACCGGTACTATACGTAACTATTTATATGGTTATGAAGCACTTGATAAACGCAGGGCCATTAAAAAATTCAATACTATCGATGAGTATGTAGAAAACCTGGATGAAAAGCTTGCCAAATTAAAAATTAAAAAGTTTGAAATCACGAACGTAGATAGCCTGGATTTGCCCATAAGCGAGACATTTGAGGTTGAGATGGATCTATATAAAGACATGAGCAATAACCGCCTGGCATTTAACCCGTACCTACTCAACCGTATAACTACCAACCCTTTTAAACTCGAAGAACGTGTATACCCGGTAGATATGGGCACGGCATCCGAAAAAAAGATAATCCTAACCATACATTTGCCCGAAGGTTACAGTATTGAAACACCACCTAAAAATACCGGCCTGGTGTTGCCCAATAATGGAGGTTCGTTTAAAACCGTTTACGAAGCCAACGAAAATGGTGCTTATACTTTTTCGCATATTATTCAAATGAACCGCCCTGTTTATTCTTCCGAAGAATACCCTTACTTAAAAGAGTTTTACAATAAAATCATTCAGGCCGAACAGGCAGATATTATTTTCAAAAAGAATTAA
- the mutS gene encoding DNA mismatch repair protein MutS, whose protein sequence is MGKTATKETPLMQQYNQIKAKYPGALLLFRVGDFYETFGEDAVKASGILGIVLTKRANGAATHIELAGFPHHSLETYLPKLVRAGQRVAICDQLEDPKMTKTIVKRGVTELVTPGVAISDNILQQKSNNYLASLYFEKNSMGIALIDISTGEFLTAQGNADYIDKLLQSFSPSEVIYPKSCKRDFFEKFGDRYYTYTLDEWPYSGDYAYEALTKHFGVKSLKGFGIEKLSLGIVAAGVALHYLNETEHRNLQHISAISRIEEDRYLWLDRFSIRNLELVGSSNDNALTLVDVLDHTCSPMGARLLRRWIVMPLKELKPINDRLNVVQHLIDHEELRNELQNCIRQVGDLERLISKIGLQKANPREVCQLRKALLAIGSIRTLCIGAGSEDGGAEIISKPNEALMAIGNQLNPCEFICEKIGRELNAEPPIQLVKGSVMADGIHEDLDRLRKIAFGGKGYLLEIQKREAEQTGIPSLKVAFNNVFGYYLEVTHSHRDKVPTDWIRKQTLVNAERYITPELKEYEEQILGAEEKILALETQLYNDLLYSLAEYIKPIQLNAQLIARLDVLLNFATVSIKNYYVRPKMNDSLLIDIKGGRHPVIEKNLPQGEEYITNDVYLDSDSQQIIIITGPNMAGKSALLRQTGLIVLLAQMGCFVPAKQAHIGLVDKIFTRVGASDNLSSGESTFMVEMNETASILNNLSNRSLILLDEIGRGTSTYDGISIAWAISEYLHNHPTAKAKTLFATHYHELNELTNMFGRIKNFNVTVKEVGNQIIFLRKLVPGGSEHSFGIHVAKLAGMPAKVLARANEILKKLEAERTGGEDIKESIKKVQKQAMQLQMFSIDDPVLVKIRDMLNNLDVNTLTPVEALMKLDEIQRLIKS, encoded by the coding sequence TTGGGCAAAACCGCAACCAAAGAAACGCCGCTCATGCAGCAGTACAACCAAATCAAGGCCAAATATCCGGGTGCCTTGCTGCTGTTCAGGGTTGGCGATTTTTACGAAACATTTGGCGAGGATGCCGTTAAGGCCTCTGGTATATTGGGCATTGTGCTTACCAAACGCGCTAATGGTGCTGCCACGCATATTGAGCTGGCCGGTTTTCCGCACCACTCGCTCGAAACGTATTTGCCTAAACTGGTACGCGCTGGTCAGCGGGTAGCCATATGCGATCAGCTCGAAGACCCCAAGATGACCAAAACCATCGTTAAAAGGGGCGTAACCGAACTGGTAACACCGGGCGTTGCCATAAGCGATAACATCCTTCAGCAAAAAAGCAATAATTATCTGGCCTCGCTGTATTTCGAAAAAAACAGCATGGGCATTGCTTTAATTGATATTTCGACCGGCGAATTTTTAACCGCACAGGGCAATGCCGATTATATTGATAAGCTGTTGCAATCGTTCAGCCCAAGCGAGGTTATTTACCCTAAAAGCTGCAAGCGCGATTTTTTTGAAAAGTTTGGCGACCGCTATTACACCTACACGCTTGACGAGTGGCCGTACAGCGGCGATTACGCTTACGAAGCGCTTACAAAACATTTCGGCGTAAAATCATTAAAAGGTTTTGGTATCGAAAAGTTGAGCTTAGGCATTGTGGCCGCCGGTGTGGCACTGCATTACCTCAACGAAACCGAGCACCGCAACCTGCAACACATCAGCGCCATTAGCCGTATTGAGGAAGACCGCTACCTGTGGCTCGACCGTTTTAGCATACGCAACCTCGAACTGGTCGGCTCATCTAATGATAATGCCCTTACTTTGGTTGATGTGCTCGACCATACCTGCTCACCAATGGGTGCACGCCTGCTGCGCCGCTGGATAGTGATGCCGTTAAAGGAGCTCAAGCCCATCAACGATCGCCTGAACGTGGTTCAGCACCTGATAGACCATGAAGAGCTGCGTAACGAACTGCAAAATTGCATACGCCAGGTTGGCGATCTGGAGAGGCTCATTAGCAAAATAGGTTTGCAAAAAGCCAATCCGCGCGAGGTGTGCCAGTTGCGTAAGGCATTACTGGCTATTGGGAGTATACGCACGCTTTGTATTGGAGCGGGGAGCGAAGATGGGGGAGCGGAAATAATTTCTAAACCTAACGAGGCATTGATGGCAATTGGCAATCAGCTTAACCCCTGCGAGTTTATTTGCGAAAAAATTGGACGTGAGTTAAATGCCGAACCACCAATACAGCTGGTAAAAGGCAGCGTAATGGCCGATGGTATTCATGAGGATCTTGACCGCCTGCGCAAAATTGCCTTTGGCGGTAAAGGTTATTTACTGGAGATACAAAAACGCGAAGCCGAACAAACGGGCATTCCATCGCTTAAAGTGGCATTTAATAATGTGTTTGGCTATTATTTGGAAGTTACCCACTCGCACCGCGATAAGGTACCAACCGACTGGATACGCAAGCAGACCCTGGTAAACGCCGAGCGCTACATTACCCCCGAGCTTAAAGAATACGAAGAACAGATTTTAGGTGCCGAAGAAAAAATATTGGCGCTCGAAACGCAATTATATAACGATTTGCTTTACTCGCTTGCCGAGTATATTAAGCCTATACAACTTAACGCGCAACTCATAGCCCGGTTAGATGTGCTGCTCAACTTTGCAACCGTATCTATCAAAAACTACTACGTAAGGCCCAAAATGAACGATAGCTTGCTTATCGACATTAAAGGTGGGCGCCACCCGGTTATTGAAAAGAATTTGCCGCAAGGCGAAGAATACATTACCAACGATGTATACCTCGACTCGGACAGCCAGCAGATCATCATTATTACCGGTCCCAACATGGCGGGTAAATCGGCATTGCTGAGGCAAACCGGCTTAATTGTTTTGCTGGCGCAGATGGGGTGTTTTGTGCCGGCCAAGCAGGCGCACATTGGTTTGGTTGATAAGATATTTACCAGGGTGGGTGCATCAGATAACCTGTCGTCGGGCGAATCGACCTTTATGGTGGAGATGAACGAGACGGCCAGTATATTGAACAACCTGAGCAATCGCAGTTTAATATTGCTGGATGAAATTGGCCGGGGTACCTCAACTTACGATGGTATTTCGATAGCCTGGGCTATTTCGGAGTACCTGCACAATCATCCAACAGCCAAAGCCAAAACGCTGTTTGCTACCCACTACCATGAGTTGAACGAGCTGACCAACATGTTCGGTCGTATCAAAAACTTTAATGTAACGGTAAAAGAAGTAGGCAACCAAATCATCTTTTTACGTAAGCTGGTGCCCGGTGGCAGCGAGCATAGCTTTGGTATACATGTAGCCAAACTGGCCGGTATGCCTGCCAAGGTATTAGCCCGCGCCAACGAGATCCTCAAAAAACTGGAAGCCGAACGCACCGGCGGCGAAGACATAAAAGAGAGCATTAAAAAAGTGCAAAAGCAGGCCATGCAACTGCAAATGTTTTCGATTGATGACCCCGTACTGGTGAAGATACGCGATATGTTGAACAACCTTGACGTTAACACCCTTACCCCGGTAGAAGCCCTGATGAAACTGGACGAGATACAGCGGTTGATAAAGAGTTAG
- a CDS encoding DUF3857 domain-containing protein, with the protein MKRIFTAITFLLSGLLSADAQNIYTAADIDKSLLPYASAVIRNQEITTEVKDLNNTIYRFKEVVTVLNKNGDDNVDYVVWYDKSNRIKNIKGTIYNEFGKQVSKFSEKNFKDYAAADGFSMFLDDRYKRFQPAVSDYPYTVEYEYEIASKQSLIFHDWRPNYEPGTSVEHSSYQFICKPDFNIRYKEFNTTQPVKTETNAAGLKTYTWEANKLKALRGEPYSPDAEHYKTIVKIAPEKFSYEGIDGSFTNWNDLGKWVYDKLLNGRTTLPPETVAYLHSLTDTIKEPKQKAKAVYEYMQQKSRYVSIQVGIGGYQPFTATDVDRTGYGDCKALVNYTQAMLKAVNIDSYYCVVTAGDYKKSFSPDFASMQQGNHIILCLPFKNDTTWLECTSKEMPFGFLGDFTDDRTVLACTAQGGKLLHTPKYTAEKSKQIRKGVLTLKNDGLLSGSMTTTFEGCQFDNRPITPGEISDEIKKAKENYSINNLDIESLEYKAVKNIEPVNNEKIKFTARDYASIVDGRYYFIANLANRHLSVPREVRNRNNDVYINRGYTDIDEITYEVPAGYKMDSNPLLVNINKPFGKFTATAFKTGDKVIYKRKMELFDGTYTKDQYAELIEFYQAIADADSYKVALVKAN; encoded by the coding sequence ATGAAAAGGATTTTCACAGCAATTACCTTTTTATTATCAGGCTTGCTGAGCGCTGATGCGCAAAATATTTATACCGCTGCTGATATTGATAAAAGCCTGCTTCCATACGCCAGCGCTGTTATACGCAACCAGGAAATTACCACTGAGGTTAAAGATTTAAATAATACTATTTACCGTTTTAAAGAGGTAGTTACCGTTCTTAATAAAAACGGAGATGATAATGTTGATTATGTGGTTTGGTACGATAAAAGCAACCGCATAAAAAACATTAAAGGAACTATATATAATGAGTTTGGCAAACAGGTGAGCAAATTCTCTGAAAAAAACTTTAAAGATTATGCCGCAGCCGATGGCTTTTCGATGTTTTTGGATGACCGGTATAAGCGCTTTCAGCCTGCCGTGAGCGATTACCCTTACACCGTAGAATATGAGTATGAGATAGCCTCAAAGCAATCATTGATATTTCATGATTGGAGGCCCAATTATGAGCCGGGTACATCGGTTGAGCATAGCTCTTACCAGTTTATTTGCAAGCCCGATTTCAATATCCGCTACAAAGAGTTTAATACTACACAGCCTGTTAAAACCGAAACCAATGCAGCAGGATTAAAAACTTATACCTGGGAAGCCAATAAACTCAAAGCCTTGCGTGGTGAACCGTACAGCCCCGATGCCGAGCATTACAAAACTATAGTAAAAATAGCACCCGAAAAATTTAGCTATGAAGGCATTGATGGCAGTTTTACCAACTGGAACGATTTGGGTAAATGGGTATACGACAAACTACTCAATGGCCGTACAACCCTACCGCCCGAAACCGTAGCGTACCTGCACAGCCTTACCGATACCATTAAAGAACCTAAGCAAAAAGCCAAAGCTGTTTATGAGTATATGCAGCAAAAAAGCCGGTATGTAAGTATACAAGTGGGCATAGGCGGTTACCAGCCTTTTACCGCTACCGATGTAGATCGCACAGGCTATGGTGATTGCAAGGCGCTGGTTAATTATACACAGGCTATGCTCAAAGCTGTAAATATCGATTCGTACTATTGCGTGGTTACGGCCGGCGATTATAAAAAAAGCTTTTCACCCGATTTTGCCAGCATGCAGCAAGGCAATCACATTATTTTGTGCCTGCCATTTAAAAATGATACCACTTGGCTTGAGTGTACCAGCAAAGAAATGCCGTTTGGCTTTTTAGGTGATTTTACCGACGATCGCACAGTTTTAGCTTGTACTGCACAAGGTGGCAAACTATTACATACCCCTAAATACACCGCCGAAAAAAGTAAACAAATACGCAAAGGGGTGCTAACACTCAAAAACGATGGCTTACTATCGGGTAGCATGACCACCACCTTTGAGGGTTGCCAGTTTGATAATCGCCCCATTACACCCGGCGAAATAAGCGATGAAATAAAGAAGGCCAAAGAAAACTACAGCATTAACAACCTTGATATTGAGAGCCTTGAATACAAAGCTGTAAAGAACATTGAACCGGTTAATAACGAAAAAATAAAGTTTACAGCACGCGATTATGCATCCATAGTTGATGGCAGGTACTATTTTATTGCTAACCTTGCCAACAGGCATTTATCGGTTCCAAGAGAGGTGCGTAACCGCAACAACGATGTATACATAAACCGTGGCTATACCGATATTGATGAAATAACTTATGAGGTACCAGCCGGTTATAAAATGGACAGCAACCCGCTACTGGTTAATATTAATAAACCTTTTGGCAAGTTTACCGCCACTGCATTTAAAACAGGCGATAAAGTTATTTATAAACGTAAAATGGAGTTGTTTGACGGCACCTACACTAAAGATCAATATGCCGAACTTATAGAATTTTATCAAGCCATTGCCGATGCCGACTCTTACAAAGTAGCGCTGGTAAAGGCTAACTAA
- a CDS encoding EcsC family protein, translating into MTSYEQQAHIELQFWQHRMQKKPSFTDKVSKTVQTKINDLIPDKVHAGITTTIEKMIRAVLFGAKYTTTTSPQPDTPLQLRESLVRQKIETYRNTATVEGAVTGAGGFLMGMADFPILIGIKLKLLFEIAALYGYDVKDYKERLYILYIFQLAFSSQKRRNEVYEIMAGWQGYSGSLPGDVEEFDWRIFQQEYRDYIDLAKLAQLLPVIGAAVGAIANYKLIAQLGETAINCYRMRKISPLQIIKE; encoded by the coding sequence ATGACAAGTTACGAACAACAGGCACACATCGAACTCCAGTTTTGGCAGCACCGTATGCAAAAAAAGCCTTCGTTTACCGATAAGGTATCCAAAACTGTGCAAACAAAAATAAACGACCTTATCCCTGATAAAGTCCACGCCGGCATTACCACTACTATCGAAAAAATGATAAGAGCTGTATTGTTCGGTGCTAAATACACCACCACCACATCGCCCCAGCCCGATACGCCGTTGCAGTTACGAGAGTCTTTGGTAAGGCAAAAAATAGAAACTTACCGTAACACGGCAACTGTAGAAGGTGCGGTTACCGGGGCAGGCGGATTTTTAATGGGCATGGCCGATTTCCCGATATTGATTGGGATTAAACTGAAATTGCTGTTTGAAATAGCAGCGCTGTACGGATATGATGTAAAAGATTATAAGGAGCGTTTGTATATCCTATACATTTTCCAATTAGCATTTTCGAGTCAAAAACGGCGAAATGAGGTGTACGAGATAATGGCTGGTTGGCAAGGCTATAGCGGTTCGTTACCTGGTGATGTAGAAGAGTTTGACTGGCGCATATTTCAGCAGGAGTACCGCGATTATATTGATTTGGCCAAGCTGGCACAGTTATTACCCGTAATTGGGGCTGCTGTGGGTGCTATTGCTAACTATAAACTTATTGCTCAATTAGGCGAAACCGCCATAAACTGTTATCGCATGCGTAAGATTAGTCCATTGCAAATTATTAAGGAGTAG
- a CDS encoding TlpA disulfide reductase family protein has protein sequence MKKYFLLFAAACLFSISAFAQVQKITLLQLQKRISNPDTVYLVNFWATWCKPCIAELPHFEKLQAAYKNQPLKVLLVSMDFESKFPDVIKFAKTRGLRSEVYLAVRKNDQELIDAIDKEWSGALPGTLIVNGKKGIRKFQEQEFTYEELNKFYQTNK, from the coding sequence ATGAAGAAATACTTTTTGCTTTTTGCCGCAGCATGTTTATTTAGCATAAGTGCTTTTGCTCAGGTACAAAAAATTACGTTGTTACAACTTCAAAAGCGCATTAGCAACCCCGATACAGTTTATTTGGTAAATTTTTGGGCTACCTGGTGCAAGCCCTGTATTGCCGAGCTTCCTCACTTCGAAAAACTACAAGCAGCATATAAAAACCAACCCCTAAAAGTGTTGCTGGTGAGCATGGATTTTGAATCGAAATTTCCTGACGTAATCAAGTTTGCAAAAACAAGGGGATTAAGATCGGAAGTTTATCTGGCTGTTCGCAAAAACGACCAGGAGTTGATCGATGCAATAGACAAAGAATGGAGCGGCGCGTTACCCGGAACGCTCATTGTAAACGGGAAAAAAGGTATCCGTAAATTTCAGGAGCAGGAATTTACTTACGAGGAACTGAACAAATTCTATCAAACCAATAAATAA